A window of the Dictyostelium discoideum AX4 chromosome 4 chromosome, whole genome shotgun sequence genome harbors these coding sequences:
- the vps22 gene encoding EAP30 family protein codes for MRRGIGIQAAQKQTQTQKQLQNVSEQLNTENINKIKEQLLVFKENLEIFATKHKKDIIKNPEFRKYFQDMCNMIGVDPLASNKGFWCQVLGVGDFYYTLGVQIIEICLKYRSSNGGLMEMDTLAEHLRKLRGKNSQEISCDDIECSISKLKVLGNGFNIIKVSGGKKLVQSVPCELNKDHTDIIILAQDNNASITQSLVISKLKWSEERINNVINFLLQESMIWIDEQSNETIYWFPSLWSNFSFE; via the exons ATGAGAAGAGGTATTGGAATTCAAGCTGCACAAAAACAAACTCAAAcacaaaaacaattacaaaatgttagtgaacaattaaatacagagaatattaataaaattaaagaacaACTATTAGTGTTTAAAGAGAATTTAGAGATATTTGCAACTAAacataaaaaagatataattaaaaatccaGAATTTAGAAAATACTTTCAAGATATGTGTAATATGATTGGTGTTGATCCATTAGCGT cAAATAAAGGATTTTGGTGTCAAGTTTTAGGAGTTggtgatttttattatacatTAGGTGTtcaaattattgaaatttgtttaaaatataGAAGTAGTAATGGTGGATTAATGGAGATGGATACATTAGCAGAACATTTAAGAAAACTTAGAGGAAAGAATTCACAAGAAATTAGTTGTGATGATATAGAAtgttcaatttcaaaattaaaagtattgGGTAATggtttcaatattattaaagttaGTGGTGGTAAAAAATTGGTACAATCCGTACCttgtgaattaaataaagatcaTACCGATATAATCATTTTAGCACAAGATAATAATGCTTCAATAACTCAATCTTTAGtaatatcaaaattaaaatggagtgaagaaagaataaataatgttatt aactTTTTATTGCAAGAATCTATGATTTGGATTGATGAACAATCAAATGAAACTATATATTGGTTTCCGAGTTTATGGTCAAACTTTTCTTTTGAATGA
- the top1 gene encoding DNA topoisomerase I: MEVKQEILTPMKVEKTNGNVPTPPPTTTTTTVMDDDLFDDEASPPQPNKKLKAENGSIKKLTPTPKPAPVTPKPTAAVNGKKPIPKKKPVDSSSDSDSSDSSSDSDSDSSDSDSDSSSSDSSSSDSDVPKKKPISKIPNKPSGTVSKTSKNSPKTTTTTTTTTTTVKSKPAPKVKPEQSSSDDSSSDSSDDSSDDSSSDSSSEEEKPKKKPSKKPAAVKKEITVKKETTTTTKKTPVKKEVEVKKETKTTTTKKVKKEESDDDGEDEKTTTKKKTTTRKRKLKEEEEGEEEEEEGVNKWWDKEDDEDDGTKWTTLIHNGPVFPPAYVPHGIKFMYDGKVVKLTPKQEEVATFYANYLETDHVKKQAFKDNFFKEFKGLLTSEQKEIVKKMDKCDFSHIHTHLKTKKEQRKARSKEEKDAETAEKKKIQEKHGFATIDGFKEKVGNYMIEPPGLFLGRGQHPKTGMLKQRIMPSDVTLNIGEGEVIPPSPIPGEKWKEIVHNNTVTWLAFWRESVNGGFKYVWLAPSSKIKGQADRKKFEVARGLKNCIGDIRKGYQKSFNDESTEKRQLAVALYLIDFLALRVGNEKGEDQADTVGCCSLRVEHIKLESNNTITLDFLGKDSMRYLNTVQIREDAYKVLKTFVKGKKPTDLLFDSLTVTQLNNHLKKQMTGLSAKVFRTYNASITLQKELDKMDTKEFQSIDEKILFYNRCNREVAILCNHQKAPPKNLAETMSKIDEKIQELRDLQDLCRIKIGKTPKSQQEDIESREAERLPKLIQLAITNKKDKDKEKTDKEISFDVKAAFEKSRTLPDAKGKIKEKIAKYEEQIKKQEILKTGKDELKTVALGTSKINYLDPRITVAWCKKNKVPVDKIFTKSLRDKFPWSDVGTDYIF; this comes from the exons aTGGAAGTAAAGCAAGAAATTTTAACCCCAATG AAAGTTGAAAAAACTAATGGAAATGTTCCAACTCCTcctccaacaacaacaactactacagtTATGGATGATGATCTTTTTGACGATGAAgcatcaccaccacaaccaaataaaaaattaaaagctgagaatggttcaattaaaaaactaacaccaacaccaaaacCAGCACCAGTTACACCAAAACCAACAGCAGCTGTAAATGGAAAGAAACCAATCCCAAAAAAGAAACCAGTCGATAGTAGTAGTGATTCAGATAGTTCAGATAGTAGTAGTGATAGTGATTCAGATAGTAGCGATAGTGATTCAGATAGCAGCAGTTCAGATAGTAGTAGCAGTGATTCAGATGTACCAAAAAAGAAACCAATATCAAAAATACCAAATAAACCAAGTGGTACTGTATCAAAAACCTCAAAAAATTCACCAAAAACCACAACCActaccacaaccaccactacAACAGTTAAATCAAAACCAGCACCAAAAGTAAAGCCAGAACAAAGTAGTAGTGACGATAGTAGTTCAGATAGTAGTGACGATAGTAGTGACGATAGTAGTTCAGATAGTAGTTCAGAGGAAGAGAAACCAAAAAAGAAACCATCAAAGAAACCAGCAGCAGTTAAAAAAGAGATAACAGTAAAGAAAGAAACAACAACTACCACTAAAAAAACACCAGTTAAAAAAGAGGTAGAAGTAAAGAAAGAAACtaaaaccaccaccactaaaaaagttaaaaaggAAGAATCAGACGACGATGGTGAAGATGAAAAAACCACTACTAAAAAGAAAACCACAACAAGAAAGAGAAAATTAaaggaagaggaagaaggtgaagaggaagaagaggaaggCGTTAATAAATGGTGGGataaagaagatgatgaggatgatgGTACCAAATGGACGACATTAATACACAATGGACCAGTATTCCCACCAGCCTATGTACCACATGGTATTAAATTCATGTATGATGGTAAAGTGGTTAAACTCACACCAAAACAAGAGGAAGTTGCAACTTTCTATGCCAATTACCTCGAGACAGATCACGTTAAAAAACAAGCATTCAAAGATAACTTTTTCAAAGAGTTCAAGGGGTTACTTACATCAGAGCAAAAGGAGATCGTAAAGAAGATGGATAAATGTGATTTCTCTCATATTCACACTCACTTAAAGACCaaaaaagaacaaagaaAAGCAAGATCCAAAGAGGAGAAGGATGCCGAAACAGCCGAGAAGAAAAAGATTCAAGAGAAACATGGTTTCGCCACTATCGATGGTTTTAAGGAAAAGGTTGGTAATTATATGATTGAACCACCAGGTCTATTTTTAGGTCGTGGTCAACATCCAAAGACTGGTATGTTGAAACAACGTATTATGCCATCCGATGTAACTTTGAATATTGGTGAAGGTGAAGTCATtccaccatcaccaattcCAGGTGAAAAATGGAAAGAAATCGTTCACAACAATACTGTGACTTGGTTAGCATTTTGGCGTGAAAGTGTTAATGGTGGTTTCAAATATGTTTGGTTAGCACCATCCTCAAAGATCAAGGGTCAAGCCGATAGAAAGAAATTTGAAGTTGCCAGAGGTCTCAAGAATTGTATTGGTGATATTAGAAAAGGTTATCAAAAGTCATTCAATGATGAAAGCACTGAAAAACGTCAATTGGCCGTTGCTCtctatttaattgatttcttGGCACTTCGTGTTGGTAATGAAAAGGGTGAAGATCAAGCCGATACAGTAGGTTGTTGTTCATTAAGAGTTGAACATATTAAATTGGAATCAAATAATACCATCACATTGGATTTCTTGGGTAAAGATTCTATGAGATATTTAAATACAGTTCAAATTAGAGAGGATGCCTACAAAGTTCTCAAAACCTTTGTCAAAGGTAAGAAACCTACCGATCTCTTATTCGATAGTTTAACAGTCACTCAATTGAATAATCATCTCAAGAAACAAATGACAGGTTTATCTGCTAAAGTATTCCGTACCTACAATGCATCGATCACTCTTCAAAAAGAATTGGATAAAATGGATACAAAGGAATTCCAAAGTATCGATGAAAAGATCCTATTTTACAATCGTTGTAATCGTGAGGTTGCCATCCTTTGTAACCATCAAAAGGCACCACCAAAGAATTTAGCTGAAACCATGTCAAAGATTGATGAAAAGATTCAAGAACTTCGTGATCTTCAAGATCTATGTAGAATCAAAATTGGTAAAACTCCAAAATCTCAACAAGAAGATATCGAGAGTCGTGAAGCAGAACGtttaccaaaattaattcaattggcaatcaccaataaaaaagataaagataagGAAAAGACCGATAAAGAAATCTCTTTCGATGTTAAAGCCGCCTTTGAAAAATCACGTACCTTGCCTGATGCCAAAGGGAAAATCAAAGAGAAAATCGCAAAATATGAAgaacaaatcaaaaaacaagaaattttaaagacTGGAaaagatgaattaaaaaCTGTTGCACTTGGTACAAgtaaaatcaattatctTGATCCACGTATTACCGTTGCTTGGtgtaaaaagaataaagtacctgttgataaaattttcaCTAAATCTTTAAGAGATAAGTTCCCTTGGAGTGATGTTGGTActgattatattttttaa
- the eppA gene encoding Erk2-dependent phosphoprotein: protein MSNKTKFNLNDLVQTKQSSNLPSAPRSSYSEDDENQGGYSGGGYNNRGPRTYGSQYSSSSSSSSPQEKKVSAPTEDDFPALGQEKKPRQPRQQSQSSSQPQPPSSGERVDPFGNARPTDGQRGEDSPSERDSEEREERRNDDRYEPRRQQNDDRDDQDREGGFNRGGYNRGGYGGNRDGGDREGGYNRGGYGGNRDGGDREGGYRGSYGGGGDREGGYNRGGYGNRDGGDRYNNNRDNDRKDDRFSNGVSPFNFKNNNNRDRDGGDRYNNNRNSGDRDQGGYRGTQDREGGDRYNNNNRDGGYNRGGYGGNRDGGDRERNPFGGSPRNYDNNRNDRPREERRPFVSKVDSVDDWRNPSEDVSTNAFNKQRKPAFNNNNEQRSYNNNNNYQRRDNNEQHDQQN, encoded by the exons ATGTCAAATAAgaccaaattcaatttaaatgatttagttCAAACTAAACAAAGTTCAAATCTCCCATCAGCACCACGTTCATCCTATTCAGAGGATGATGAAAATCAAGGTGGTTACAGTGGTGGTGGTTACAATAATAGAGGCCCAAGAACCTATGGTAGCCAATAttcatcctcatcatcatcctcctCACCACAAGAAAAGAAAGTCTCTGCTCCAACTGAGGATGATTTCCCAGCTTTAGGTCAAGAAAAGAAACCAAGACAACCAAgacaacaatcacaatctTCTTctcaaccacaaccaccttCATCTGGTGAACGTGTTGACCCATTTGGTAATGCTAGACCAACtgat ggtcaAAGAGGTGAAGATTCACCATCTGAAAGAGATTCAGAGGAAAGAGAGGAAAGAAGAAATGATGATAGATACGAACCAAGAAGACAACAAAATGATGATAGAGATGATCAAGATAGAGAAGGTGGTTTCAACAGAGGTGGCTATAACAGAGGTGGTTATGGTGGTAAtcgtgatggtggtgatagAGAAGGTGGTTACAACAGAGGTGGCTATGGTGGTAAtcgtgatggtggtgatagAGAAGGTGGCTACAGAGGTAGTTATGGTGGTGGCGGTGATAGAGAAGGTGGTTACAACAGAGGTGGTTATGGTAATCGTGACGGTGGTGATagatacaacaacaaccgtGACAACGATAGAAAAGACGATCGTTTCAGCAATGGTGTTTCCCCATTCAACTTCAAGAATAACAATAACCGTGAtcgtgatggtggtgatagATACAATAACAATAGAAACAGTGGTGATAGAGATCAAGGTGGTTACAGAGGTACTCAAGATCGTGAAGGTGGTGACAGatacaacaataacaacagaGACGGCGGTTATAACAGAGGTGGTTATGGTGGTAAtcgtgatggtggtgatagAGAAAGAAATCCATTCGGTGGTTCCCCAAGAAACTACGATAACAACAGAAATGATCGTCCAAGAGAAGAACGTAGACCATTCGTATCAAAAGTTGACTCTGTTGATGATTGGAGAAACCCATCTGAAGATGTATCCACTAATGCATTCAACAAACAAAGAAAACCAGCattcaataacaacaatGAGCAAAGAAgttataacaataataacaactaTCAAAGACGTGACAACAACGAACAACATGATCAACAAAactaa